From Enoplosus armatus isolate fEnoArm2 chromosome 23, fEnoArm2.hap1, whole genome shotgun sequence, a single genomic window includes:
- the LOC139306007 gene encoding complement C1q-like protein 2, giving the protein MCEFDAMKEKLAALESRLEHSENQIVELRNKEKKVVIFSAEVGARGAVGPFNTETTLIYKTVITNIGNAYSEVTGIFAAPVAGVYYFTIFHHSGGDRGTELFLYKNSQRMVQTQDHPAVHETAHNGGNAVFLQLQQGDQVYVRMGENSHVWGSNYHTTFSGFLVSQM; this is encoded by the exons ATGTGTGAGTTTGACGCCATGAAAGAAAAACTGGCAGCTTTGGAAAGCAGGCTGGAGCACAGTGAAAACCAGATTGTGGAGCTGAGGAACAAAG AGAAGAAAGTGGTGATATTCAGTGCAGAGGTGGGAGCAAGAGGAGCAGTCGGACCTTTCAACACGGAGACGACTCTCATTTACAAAACAGTGATTACAAATATCGGAAATGCCTACAGTGAAGTCACAG GTATCTTCGCTGCACCTGTCGCAGGTGTTTATTACTTTACTATCTTCCATCATTCTGGAGGAGACCGTGGGACAGAGCTGTTTCTCTACAAGAACAGCCAGCGCATGGTACAGACACAGGATCACCCAGCAGTCCATGAAACGGCCCATAATGGAGGAAACgcagtgtttctgcagctgcagcaagGGGACCAGGTGTATGTGCGCATGGGTGAAAACTCACACGTTTGGGGATCAAACTACCACACGACTTTCAGTGGTTTTTTGGTCAGTCAAATGTAA
- the LOC139306137 gene encoding complement C1q-like protein 3, whose protein sequence is MNLTILLCVSLFCGLTLAQEGGNAPETEKTSGTQSCFPDMCDLLREFGAMKEKLGVMETRLKDSENQILELKNKERTMVVFSAGTGGSGAIGPFSTDTTVIYRSVKINIGNAYSQFTGIFAAPVTGIYYFTFFYHAGGGHPVSLNLIKNNQVVVTTYDHRTAHDGADNGGNAAFVQLEQGDQVYVRLGANTHVWGDNDITTFSGFLVNPV, encoded by the exons ATGAATTTAAccattttactgtgtgtgtcactgttctGCGGCCTGACTTTGGCCCAGGAGGGTGGTAATGCtcctgaaacagaaaaaactaGTGGAACACAGTCATGCTTTCCTGACATGTGTGATCTCCTGAGAGAGTTCGGTGCCATGAAAGAAAAACTGGGAGTTATGGAAACCAGACTGAAGGACAGTGAAAACCAGATTCTTGAACTGAAGAACAAAG AAAGAACCATGGTAGTATTCAGTGCAGGAACAGGAGGGAGTGGAGCCATTGGACCCTTCAGCACAGACACAACTGTAATCTACAGatcagtgaaaataaacatcGGCAATGCCTACAGTCAATTCACTG GTATCTTTGCTGCACCTGTCACAGGCATTTACTACTTCACCTTCTTTTATCATGCTGGAGGGGGACACCCAGTGAGTCTAAACCTCATCAAGAACAACCAGGTTGTTGTGACGACCTATGACCACAGAACAGCGCATGACGGGGCTGATAACGGGGGCAATGCTGCGTTTGTGCAGCTGGAGCAAGGGGACCAGGTGTATGTGCGCTTGggagcaaacacacatgtttGGGGAGACAATGACATCACCACCTTCAGCGGTTTTCTGGTCAATCCGGTTTGA
- the LOC139306236 gene encoding uncharacterized protein, producing the protein MASAQASPRETSSLEKHLTCSICLDSFVDPVTTNCGHSFCKECLHHNFICYDTTLCPLCKQHQSKTPGVNIVLRNIVEQTKKTQEKDEDKYTGAPGEVACDICTVRKLKAKKSCLVCLASYCSAHLENHSSTERLKGHKLVEPVENLDDRACLQHGRPLELYSRKKEKCICVRCMEGGQEEVVSTEDEWNKKKAKLENIKTELQEKVKKRKARVDEINTSFKSCKDQVDNEWWDIDRVFEAVIAIVKVAQARALKPLEDRRKAVEKEAKDLIKELEGEINELEKTISELDDISALEDHILFLQSYPSLKDPDNIKDWTEVELDTSLSFGTMRKTTTTLLEQIQQELETLTSTELQRVPKFTVDIKLDRATAHQRLVVSDDGKEVKDGGEDQEVADARERFDLFASILGLNRLTSGKSYWEVEVSNKTGWDLGVARSDANRKGKLSLNPDNGYWVTVHYEDEKYAALTDPPIRLSLKEKPKKVGVFVDYEEGLVSFYDVTAQSHIYSFTECSFSDELSPYFSPHAKQDEKNADPLIISSVIRYEQDIDMKNVNGPVSPNLTIASTPATTSCMHYNATVVETQQRSHQPTANLDKARGFSAGAQQPFPMPLPQTLSTQVKEANTSLFETPQRSHQPAANLDKARRALDFFTGAQQVGQQARVLPTTTAQETVVRPKEEQMKKEREAEEILKVRKERIVADLLQKIHMREQKIAEVRSSVKACKGSLDTEWLEINSVFSEVIKVVEDARQKALQPLEERRQSLKSKAQDVIQKLEKEIDKLKKTIDALDKHPDLQGSLRTDLDESQDWRNVTADTSFSFSTLRTTTSNMMEQIHQKLDKLSSVELKRIPTFAVDVKLDPATAHGFLVLSPDGKKVRDGGKNQNVPDGPGRFDMYGSVLGLNRLTSGKSYWEVEVSNKTGWDLGVARRDANRKGKLSLTPEEGYWVTVHYEDEKYAALTDPSVSLALAVKPQKVGVFVDYEEGLVSFYNVTAQSHIYSFTECSFSDELFPYFSPHLKQEEKNSDPLIISAVKKQS; encoded by the exons ATGGCCTCCGCTCAAGCATCACCCAGAGAGACCTCCTCACTGGAGAAGCATCTAACATGCTCCATCTGCCTGGATTCATTTGTGGATCCTGTCACGACAAATTGTGGCCACTCCTTTTGTAAGGAATGTCTGCACCACAACTTTATATGCTATGACACAACATTGTGCCCCCTATGCAAGCAGCATCAGAGCAAAACCCCAGGTGTGAACATAGTCCTGAGAAACATTGTCGAACAGACAAAAAAGACCCAGGAGAAAGACGAAGATAAATACACTGGGGCGCCTGGCGAAGTGGCCTGTGATATTTGCACAGTGCGAAAGCTGAAGGCTAAGAAGTCCTGCCTTGTGTGTCTTGCCTCGTATTGTTCGGCCCACCTGGAGAATCATTCTTCAACTGAAAGGTTGAAGGGCCACAAGTTGGTGGAACCTGTGGAGAACCTGGACGACAGGGCCTGTCTGCAGCATGGACGCCCCCTGGAGCTGTATagcaggaagaaggaaaaatgcatttgtgtACGCTGTATGGAAGGAGGTCAGGAGGAGGTTGTTTCCACTGAAGATGAATGGAACAAGAAGAAG GCTAAGCTTGAAAACATCAAGACAGAGTTacaagaaaaagtaaagaaaagaaaagcacgGGTGGATGAGATTAATACTTCTTTTAAGAGCTGCAAG GACCAGGTGGACAATGAGTGGTGGGATATTGACAGGGTGTTCGAGGCTGTGATTGCCATTGTGAAGGTTGCCCAGGCGAGAGCTCTTAAGCCACtagaggacaggaggaaggcCGTGGAGAAAGAAGCAAAGGACCTCATAAAGGAGTTGGAAGGAGAGATCAACGAGCTTGAGAAGACCATCTCTGAGCTGGACGACATATCTGCGCTTGAGGATCACATCCTTTTCCTGCAG AGTTACCCATCTCTTAAAGACCCGGACAACATCAAAGACTGGACAGAGGTAGAGCTTGACACATCACTGTCTTTTGGCACCATGAGAAAAACCACAACAACCCTACTGGAACAAATACAGCAGGAACTGGAGACACTGACCTCCACTG AACTTCAGAGAGTTCCGAAGTTTACAG TGGATATAAAGCTAGATCGTGCTACCGCGCACCAACGCCTTGTTGTTTCTGATGATGGGAAGGAAgtcaaagatggaggagaggaccAGGAAGTAGCTGATGCTCGGGAGAGGTTTGATCTGTTTGCCAGCATCCTGGGGCTCAACAGGTTGACCTCTGGGAAGTCAtactgggaggtggaggtcAGCAACAAGACAGGGTGGGACCTGGGTGTGGCAAGAAGCGACGCAAACCGCAAGGGGAAACTCTCGCTGAACCCTGACAACGGTTACTGGGTCACTGTGCATTATGAGGATGAAAAGTACGCAGCCCTGACAGATCCACCAATCCGTCTTTCCCTGAAAGAGAAGCCTAAAAAGGTGGGAGTGTTCGTGGACTACGAGGAAGGTCTCGTGTCCTTTTACGACGTGACGGCTCAATCTCACATCTACTCGTTTACTGAGTGTTCGTTCAGTGACGAGCTTTCCCCATATTTCAGTCCACATGCAAAACAAGATGAGAAAAACGCTGATCCTTTGATTATTTCTTCTGTGATACGTTATGAGCAGGACATTGACATGAAGAATGTG AATGGGCCTGTGTCTCCAAACCTCACCATCGCATCGACTCCTGCCACCACATCATGTATGCATTATAATGCTACAGTTGTTGAAACTCAACAGCGCTCTCATCAACCCACCGCCAACTTGGACAAAGCTCGTGGTTTCTCTGCTGGTGCACAGCAG CCTTTCCCGATGCCGCTGCCACAGACCCTCAGCACCCAAGTGAAGGAGGCAAACACATCAC TGTTTGAAACTCCACAGCGCTCTCATCAACCCGCCGCCAACTTGGACAAAGCTCGTCGAGCGCTGGATTTCTTCACTGGTGCTCAGCAG GTGGGGCAACAGGCCAGGGTGCTCCCTACAACCACAGCTCAGGAAACAGTAGTCCGACCAAAGGAGGaacagatgaagaaagagagggaggctgaAGAAATACTAAAG GTGAGGAAAGAGAGGATAGTTGCTGATTTACTGCAGAAAATTCATATGAGAGAACAAAAGATTGCTGAAGTCAGATCATCTGTAAAAGCCTGCAAG GGCAGCTTGGATACTGAATGGCTGGAGATCAACAGCGTGTTCTCAGAGGTGATAAAAGTTGTGGAGGACGCTCGGCAGAAAGCCCTTCAACCTCTGGAGGAGAG GAGACAGAGCCTAAAGAGTAAAGCACAAGATGTGATCCAGAAACTGGAAAAGGAAATTGACAAACTCAAAAAGACCATTGATGCGTTGGACAAACACCCAGACTTGCAG GGGTCTCTTCGGACAGACCTGGATGAATCTCAAGATTGGAGAAATGTAACTGCTGACACTTCATTCTCCTTCAGTACGCTAAGAACTACAACATCAAACATGATGGAACAAATTCACCAGAAACTGGACAAACTCTCTTCCGTTG AACTCAAGAGGATTCCCACATTTGCAG TGGATGTAAAGCTGGATCCTGCTACCGCACATGGATTCCTTGTTCTTTCTCCCGATGGGAAGAAAGTGAGAGACGGAGGAAAGAACCAGAATGTTCCTGACGGTCCAGGGAGGTTTGACATGTATGGCAGCGTCCTGGGGCTCAACAGGTTGACCTCTGGGAAGTCGtactgggaggtggaggtcAGCAACAAGACCGGATGGGATCTGGGTGTAGCAAGACGCGACGCAAACCGCAAGGGAAAACTCTCGCTGACTCCAGAAGAGGGTTACTGGGTCACTGTGCATTATGAGGATGAAAAGTACGCAGCCCTGACAGATCCATCCGTCAGCCTGGCCCTGGCAGTGAAACCCCAGAAGGTGGGCGTCTTCGTGGACTACGAGGAAGGTCTCGTGTCCTTCTACAATGTGACGGCTCAATCACACATCTACTCGTTTACTGAGTGTTCGTTCAGTGACGAGCTTTTCCCATATTTCAGTCCACATCTTaaacaagaggagaaaaactCTGATCCTCTGATtatctctgctgtgaaaaagcagTCGTAG